In a genomic window of Muntiacus reevesi chromosome 1, mMunRee1.1, whole genome shotgun sequence:
- the LOC136161752 gene encoding cornifin isoform X1, producing the protein MSSHQQKQPCIPPPQLQQHQVKQPCQPPPQEPCIPQTKEPCHTKVPEPCHPKVPEPCHPKVPEPCHPKVPEPCHPKVPEPCHPKVPEPCHPKVPEPCHPKVPEPCHPKAPEPCPSPVVPGPAQQKTKQK; encoded by the coding sequence ATGAGTTCCCATCAGCAGAAGCAGCCCTGCATCCCACCTCCACAGCTTCAGCAGCATCAGGTGAAAcagccctgccagcctcctccccagGAACCATGCATCCCTCAAACCAAGGAGCCATGCCACACCAAGGTTCCTGAGCCCTGCCACCCCAAGGTTCCAGAGCCCTGCCATCCCAAGGTTCCAGAGCCCTGCCATCCCAAGGTTCCTGAGCCCTGCCATCCCAAGGTTCCAGAGCCCTGCCACCCCAAGGTTCCGGAGCCCTGCCACCCCAAGGTTCCGGAGCCCTGCCACCCCAAGGTTCCGGAGCCCTGCCATCCCAAGGCTCCAgagccctgtccttcaccagtcGTCCCAGGGCCAGCTCAGCAGAAGACCAAGCAGAAGTAA
- the LOC136161752 gene encoding cornifin-B isoform X2, with protein MSSHQQKQPCIPPPQLQQHQVKQPCQPPPQEPCIPQTKEPCHTKVPEPCHPKVPEPCHPKVPEPCHPKAPEPCPSPVVPGPAQQKTKQK; from the exons ATGAGTTCCCATCAGCAGAAGCAGCCCTGCATCCCACCTCCACAGCTTCAGCAGCATCAGGTGAAAcagccctgccagcctcctccccagGAACCATGCATCCCTCAAACCAAGGAGCCATGCCACACCAAG GTTCCGGAGCCCTGCCACCCCAAGGTTCCGGAGCCCTGCCACCCCAAGGTTCCGGAGCCCTGCCATCCCAAGGCTCCAgagccctgtccttcaccagtcGTCCCAGGGCCAGCTCAGCAGAAGACCAAGCAGAAGTAA
- the SPRR4 gene encoding small proline-rich protein 4 has product MSSQQQQQQQQQCLPQTIQQQQVKQPCQPPPVKCQETCAPKTKDPCAPQAKKQCPPKGTAIPAQQKCPATQQAPKSK; this is encoded by the coding sequence ATGTcttcccagcagcagcagcagcagcagcagcagtgcctgcCCCAGACGATCCAACAGCAGCAGGTGAAGCAGCCGTGTCAGCCGCCCCCTGTCAAATGTCAAGAGACGTGTGCACCTAAAACCAAGGATCCATGTGCTCCCCAGGCCAAGAAGCAATGTCCACCCAAGGGCACAGCCATCCCAGCCCAGCAGAAGTGTCCTGCAACCCAGCAAGCCCCCAAGAGTAAATAG